In Thermoanaerobaculia bacterium, the genomic window TATCTCAAAAGCCAACTTGGTCATCACCCATGACTTAAGCTTTGATCCACGTGAGAATCTGTCCCTTCTGTTCGAAATATTAGATTCAAGATGTACTCTCCAGGTTAAAACCAGACTCCTTATTTTGATGGAAGACCTAAATCGATATCCTTTTCCGCTGGATCTATCGCCTTTAGACATTATAAAAACAACTGAGCAACCATATGGACATGCTTCCTTTTTAGCGCTTCCTAGCGGCACCCTCACACCCTTTGAGTCAGGCCAAAGTCTTTACAGAGGAGCCACAGTGTTAGAACCCGATCTACATTTCTGGTGTGCATTAAGCACAAATAAAAGGAAAAATCTTTTCGATTTGATTCTTTTTCGGGATTACGGCTTTAACCGAAGAAATGTTGATCTGATCGATGGACATCCAGTATTTGCTCCCGCCATCCTTGATTGGTACAACGGGTACGCTTATAAGGATATAATAAACTCAGACCTTCGAGAATATCCCAATTTCTTATCGAAATTGGTCGAATCCTGTATCACTCTCCTCAGCGATATCCCAAAAGGAAAAAACCGTGAGTGGCTCTGTAATTCATTGAATATATTTAAGACAACGCTGAGCTCGATTTCGACTGGGGAACCCCGGACAATCATCGACGAAGCATTGAAAAACGGTGACTTAAAGTTCTTGCACTCCAATGCTTCCCGGACTCAGTATACCAAGGCATTAGCATCAACCGATCGAATATTACAAAGATTAAAATCAGACGTCAAACAAGCAAAAGAGGCGCTGAGAGTATATAAAATGAAGGCGAACTTTCTGGAAACCCAATGCTCCAGTCCGAAGGGTTTCAGTAACCATCATAAGGATAGCTTTCAATGAATTTACCTTACGAGATAAAATTTTTTTTCGCTGTGGCTTTCATCTTACCCGTGTTTTCCGCTCGAGTTATCGCAGATAATAATCCCTCAGAAAAATTACTGCACGAAAACATTTCCGTTCTCCGGGACCAGAATCCTGATATGCTCTACGGCCCGGGCAATCAAGAGCTTAAGGATAAAATTACCAAGGCCCGTAATCAAATTTTATCTCAACGTGAAATAGCAACAGAGTCTCTTAAGTCAGAGATCGAAACACTGGATCGGATTAAAGTCCAGGATCCCGTTTTTATTCAAGAATCCGCAGCTTTGATATGGAAACTAAAGGGTCTGAGTGAGGCAGATTACATATTATCACTCTTGAAGAAAATTCCAGCTGAAAAACAAAATACACCAGTATATTCTACACTCATGGACGTTGCCGAACTACAAAGCCCAAAGGGAATTCCCTTACTTGTTCAATGTATGGATAAACACAGTGGCGGTTTTTACCTGAACAATGAGGTATATATCCAATGGCCCCTTACCGTGAAGATCGTTTGGGCGCAATGGGGTCCAGATTCATGGCCGGTTCTGCTCGATTTATTGCACAAAAATAGCGACACTCGCATAAAACAGTCTGCTATGCTTATACTAACACAGGCTCAATACTTACCTGCACTTCAGTCGATTCGCGACCTCGTCAAAAGTGATAACGCCGCCCTTCGCCAGACTGCGATTACATGCCTGGGAGTATTCGGTCATCCTGACGATTTTGGTACACTTGTCAATGTTTTAGCCAACTCTGAAGGAGAAGATTTATGGGCCAGTGCATTCGCATTATTCGAGTATGAAGATCTACGAGCGATTCCCTATCTGGAAAATAAAATGATATGCGAGAACCAAGATGCTCGCTTTGAAATCCTTGCGGCATTATCACATCTAACGACACCTGATTCCATTAATTCTCTGTACCGATACTGCGCCAATCCAGCCAGCAGGAGTGAAAATAGATTTTGCACGAGATGGTCAGCCAATTTTCAAAGGGATTTCGAATGCAATCCGGAAGATTTCATTGTCCTGAATTCTCCGGAACAGGATCACAGGTGCAGGTTGCAGATTCAAAAATTCAACAGCCGATTTCAGCATTCTTCAGAGAGTCAACCGTTTACCCGGAATGATTTCATGACCTTATTAAAATTATGGAAAAATGGATCCTCCCTGCTACCTCCAGAATATCCAAATCTAACGATTGGGACCCTGATTAGTGTTTCTAAAGGTGATGATTTGTCCTTCTAT contains:
- a CDS encoding HEAT repeat domain-containing protein, translating into MNLPYEIKFFFAVAFILPVFSARVIADNNPSEKLLHENISVLRDQNPDMLYGPGNQELKDKITKARNQILSQREIATESLKSEIETLDRIKVQDPVFIQESAALIWKLKGLSEADYILSLLKKIPAEKQNTPVYSTLMDVAELQSPKGIPLLVQCMDKHSGGFYLNNEVYIQWPLTVKIVWAQWGPDSWPVLLDLLHKNSDTRIKQSAMLILTQAQYLPALQSIRDLVKSDNAALRQTAITCLGVFGHPDDFGTLVNVLANSEGEDLWASAFALFEYEDLRAIPYLENKMICENQDARFEILAALSHLTTPDSINSLYRYCANPASRSENRFCTRWSANFQRDFECNPEDFIVLNSPEQDHRCRLQIQKFNSRFQHSSESQPFTRNDFMTLLKLWKNGSSLLPPEYPNLTIGTLISVSKGDDLSFYYQVLASAYKHFTNESWADIQTLEELIKRISRKRFRAEIGITSKASKP